One Rosa chinensis cultivar Old Blush chromosome 5, RchiOBHm-V2, whole genome shotgun sequence genomic region harbors:
- the LOC112202196 gene encoding uncharacterized protein LOC112202196, whose translation MQTLNPNNHEEEYFPSATHCDYDFAYQICVADDHHDLDLDLIPTKKRKSRHDDDWKVSIVWKVIRSFYCSDDRTRPIVDVDFKTATFRDMEFWLFTETDENGVGVIDRMLTVIGRIVEDGVPFNDVEEMIAQIRRVVCAAVRSGRRKENLDMMVTVRNQSGLPRREYEAMNSFDKISINTRFQCC comes from the exons ATGCAAACCCTAAATCCCAACAATCACGAAGAAGAGTACTTCCCTTCCGCGACTCACTGCGATTACGATTTCGCTTACCAGATCTGTGTCGCCGACGACCACCACGATCTTGATCTTGACCTAATTCCcacgaagaaaagaaaatcgcGACACGACGACGACTGGAAGGTCTCGATTGTCTGGAAGGTGATCAGAAGCTTTTACTGTTCCGACGACCGCACGCGGCCGATCGTGGACGTCGATTTCAAAACGGCGACGTTTCGCGATATGGAATTTTGGCTGTTTACGGAAACTGACGAGAACGGGGTTGGAGTCATCGACAGGATGTTGACTGTAATTGGGCGTATCGTTGAGGACGGCGTGCCGTTTAACGACGTCGAAGAAATGATTGCGCAAATACGGCGCGTCGTTTGTGCGGCTGTGAGGTCGGGAAGGCGGAAGGAGAATCTGGATATGATGGTCACGGTTCGAAACCAGTCTGGATTGCCGCGGAGAGAATATGAAGCAATG AACTCTTTTGATAAAATCTCAATCAACACACGTTTCCAATGTTGCTGA
- the LOC112202194 gene encoding LOW QUALITY PROTEIN: cytochrome P450 71D10-like (The sequence of the model RefSeq protein was modified relative to this genomic sequence to represent the inferred CDS: inserted 1 base in 1 codon), translated as MVLKIASRGKTKSSSSNLPPGPRKLPFIGNIHQLAGSLPHHSLRNLAKKYGPFMHLRLGEVSTVVVSSAEFAREVMKTHDATFASRPHLLAATIVSYNATNIVFAKYGDYWRQLRKFXTLELLSTKRVQSYRPIREEEMLNLIKWIASKARSPINLTEKIYSSTYMITSRAAFGKKSKYHEDFIDVVKEGTQLAGGFDLADVFPSFSLLHMITGMRPKLERLHKKSDRILENIIKEHKDKATSKGSEREAQEDLVDVLLKFHEDNDGPEFNLTTDNIKAVILDIFGAGSETSATAVDWAMSEMIKNPQIMKRAQDEVREVFNRKGQVSETSIKEMKYLNSIIKETLRLHPSAPLLIPRECGERCEIGGYEIPVKTKVIVNGWAIGRDPKYWTEPESFHPDRFLDSSIDFRGTNFEYIPFGAGRRMCPGITYGLANVELPLAMLLYHFDWKLPNGMKHEDLDMTEAFGITVRRKEDLRLIPIPYHPPPTEQTQV; from the exons ATGGTACTCAAAATAGCAAGCAGAGGCAAAACCAAAAGCTCCAGTTCAAATCTACCACCAGGACCACGCAAGCTACCCTTTATAGGGAACATCCACCAGCTTGCTGGATCTCTACCCCATCATAGTCTGCGAAACTTGGCCAAGAAATATGGACCCTTTATGCACCTAAGGCTTGGAGAAGTTTCCACCGTAGTTGTTTCATCAGCAGAGTTTGCCAGAGAGGTGATGAAAACTCACGACGCTACTTTTGCATCAAGGCCCCATCTCCTTGCTGCAACCATCGTGTCTTACAACGCCACAAACATTGTGTTTGCAAAATATGGTGATTACTGGAGACAACTGCGAAAAT GCACACTAGAGCTCCTAAGCACAAAGCGTGTTCAATCTTATCGACCTATTAGAGAGGAAGAGATGCTGAATCTCATCAAATGGATTGCTTCAAAAGCCAGGTCACCTATCAATCTTACAGAGAAAATTTACTCATCTACATATATGATCACTTCACGAGCAGCCTTTGGTAAAAAGAGCAAATATCATGAAGATTTTATAGATGTTGTGAAGGAAGGTACACAATTGGCAGGAGGCTTTGATCTTGCAGATGTCTTTCCTTCTTTCAGTTTGCTTCATATGATAACTGGGATGAGGCCTAAACTTGAAAGGTTGCACAAAAAATCTGACAGGATACTGGAAAACATCATCAAAGAACACAAAGATAAGGCAACATCAAAAGGTTCTGAGAGGGAAGCACAGGAAGACCTGGTAGATGTACTCTTAAAATTTCACGAGGATAATGATGGCCCTGAATTTAACCTAACTACTGACAACATCAAAGCAGTAATCTTG GACATTTTCGGAGCTGGGAGTGAGACATCCGCAACAGCTGTAGACTGGGCAATGTCAGAAATGATTAAAAATCCACAAATAATGAAAAGGGCACAGGATGAGGTGAGGGAAGTGTTCAATAGAAAAGGGCAGGTAAGTGAAACAAGCATCAAAgagatgaaatatttaaacTCAATTATTAAGGAGACACTCAGATTGCACCCATCTGCCCCTCTGTTAATTCCAAGAGAATGCGGAGAGAGGTGTGAGATTGGTGGATATGAAATACCTGTCAAAACAAAGGTAATTGTCAATGGATGGGCAATTGGTAGAGATCCAAAGTACTGGACTGAGCCTGAGAGCTTTCATCCAGATAGATTCCTTGATAGCTCAATTGATTTCAGGGGAACAAACTTTGAGTATATCCCATTTGGTGCTGGAAGAAGAATGTGTCCCGGCATAACATATGGTCTGGCCAATGTGGAGCTCCCACTTGCAATGTTATTATACCATTTTGATTGGAAACTCCCAAATGGAATGAAACATGAAGACCTGGACATGACTGAGGCCTTTGGCATTACAGTCCGTAGAAAAGAAGATCTGCGCCTTATACCCATCCCATATCATCCTCCACCAACTGAACAAACCCAAGTGTAA